The genomic segment AAAATATTATCAAGTGAGAAATTCAAACACCTacctaatttattaaaaaacaaattaaaatatgatgtcaaaattcattccttttcatggttatttttttaatttgcacaGAAATATCTACTAATTGTTACAACTTCTATAATATGCTAGTAATACACAAAGTTAATAACATTAAATGGTATACTTGCATCAATCATCCATTTTGTTGTAACAGGATCACATTGTTCAACTGCTGCTCTATTCTACCAGCAACTTTGGAGAGACTTTTGATCATCATGAATTGTTCTTGACATGAAACATTTCTTTACTATTGTaacttctttctatttttcagaACTTGTAgtcaattgttttctttttctaacatTGTTTGGTGTTAGCATCTTCTTTTACTATTAGCATCAGTATTAGCAATATCATCCTTATTATGAGTATCATTATCTTCTAATTGTGTAACCATCCTTTCTTCATTCTCTATCTATCGTGCATTATATGGATTAAAATCTGCTTTCATTtctctagggttttttttcatctcaaaaTTCCCTTAAAGTTTAAAAGGCATTCAATGACAAACATCTAGAGGACATTTGTGGCAATGTTCcacttctcttttagttttatctAGATGTTTCTTGAATCAATTAATTACATCACTCGCAAAAACTTTACCGCAATAagtatactaattttttttttacatcccaCACTTAGTTCAAGAGCTTCTCTACAATAACACAATGTCATATCTATTTTTCCTCTTATACCCTTTAATGTAGAAATTAATGGTTGAGATGATTGGGTCATTAAAGGATCACTATTTGGAGTACTGCCATGCTAAGaagacattttatataattacaaTAGGATCAatgagaataaattaatttagaatttacaACTCATTTTATAAGTCATAATTTCCCAACTTTACAAtccataaaattcaattttagaaaTATCAAACATCATATTAGCATTATCCTTCATATTCTTCTTGTTTATACAGTTTATTTCCACAATTAAACCACATTCTATAATGAGAGCATCCAATTTTGAAACACACATGTATCACGTATCAACACTTTCAGCTCTAAGTTTATTTATACAAGCAATATGCTAAAGTGACCAAACACACAATCTCATATTTATtcacataaaaataacttaaacacTTAAATCCAAACGAAATTACTTAAAACATTGAAGCCAGTTAGAAcatatcatattgttttttatttcacattttTACAGACTAATCATGGATTCCGAACAATTATGCACTAAAAGAATTTACTTAGAAGAAATGTCTTTGAGAATACGTCTTCCATACTGAAAAAGGAAGACATCATTCACATCACATTATAATTCATCAAGTTGTCTCGAAGGACAAGTACCAATTCAAGAATTGACATGTAAAAAAGTGAATCTCtatttcatccttttcttttttttttcttttttattcaagaaaacaatatcaTGACCAAACATTTTATGGCAAAGTGGACAAAGTTTTTACTACAAAATGAACTGGTTTTTTAGTGTTGTTTGTTGCACATTAAATACCAAATTCCAGCCCCCTCTAAACAACCGAAAATGTGCAAAAAGAACGGAGAAATTGGtctcttaaaaaaacatgtaattccttaaattgtatttgtataatatattttttctacttcctctttgttaataaaataaaggataGATTAGAAGAAATTACACTTTTAGAGATATAAAGACCAAACATGAAGGATTGGGAGGTGTTGTGTATGGTTAAAAACCTTTGAGTCCTTTGGATTTGGTTCCTCTTCCTACATGTCAAAATTTCAGTAGGCATGATGATGAAATAGTTAGCAATTATAAATAAGTTGCATGAACAACTTCGAGAAAAgattgaaatgtaaaataaaaaatatcaagctaACAAACATCATGATCTAGCCTGGGTTTAACCTTTTCAAGAAGATGTTTTTATAATGTAAGTTTGATAAGATCTTGATCGTCCATTTAAGGTTATAAAGTAGATTGGTGAAAATGCATACATGATTGAGTCAATCATATTTAGAGATTTCAAACACTTTTAATGTGGGTGATTTGTCCCTTTATTTTAGTGATGATAGTACATATGATTCATGGACAAGTCTTTTCTAAACATGTTTAGTTATTATAAGTCTAGTTTtctattaaaatcatttatttggCTTGGATAATAACATTTTGGTTATTTTCTATACTTAACTGAGTATTCCAagtatatattgataatttagCCTTGCATTTTGAATAGCATGTTGAGATtgaattaaaagtatttaactttggtattttttaCACTTTATTTAGTTATGTATCTTCTTGAGTACTAAACTATTATCTCATAATTTTGTATCTTTAAAGTtgtgatttaatatatatatatatatatatatatatatatatatagagagagagagagagagagagagagagagagagagagagagagaggcgggTTATTTGCATCTATATCTCATTAATTTTTTGTCTTAGAATGATGAGTATAAACTATTTATATGAGTATTGTATGTGACTTTTTAATACCTTTTTCCTACCATTTTAGTATAACTAGACATGAGTTGTTGGTGAAAGTTTGACCATTGTAGTCCATTAGATGTGATCTATAACTAACTTAACCTTTAAAATGGTagatttaatgtgtttggtattttaatagtttttgtggttgtagttttaaaaaaaattatttaagaaaaacatttttagttatgattttaaaaaaatataggttttaaaaaaatatgtttggttgaAATTATTGTAAGATGAATATTtgtatgcaaaataaataaaaagcaggTTTTCATGAATGAAAAGCAGACTATTTTAGGCTttacaaaaataagatttaaaacgcAATTATATATGAGTATAGTTCAAAAGCTAGAAACTATTCAactaaccaaataattttttctctataCTTAGACAAAAGACAAAAGTTATCATAATACCAAATAGATTAGACAAACAAAAATGCCAGCTTAAGAATATCCTTGTTTCGCACTTACTATTTTTAAactaacaattttatttaatacttcaattagtaaatttatattataatttggtTGTGGTGTATTCAAATTTGGATTAAATACAAGAAAtattactaaaaattaaaaagacatggTGTTTTTACTGTGTATATACCACACTGTTCATTCTCACATTTTATTATGGATCTAttattcaaaatgtttttttttcaatttggtccttaattttattttatttttgcataattGCACTTTTTAAATATGTGCaatcttgcataatatttttttcttctcttttatttaattaattttatatatatgtctatttctattattgtttgattgaataaaaaattattttaataaataaatttaacaaacataACCAAGTAAATACTCTATCTTGCaagaataaatatattgatctaTATTTACctcttgttttttcaagttttattttaaattattgtttatgacttttcttatttattaatacaaatttctatttatttgattacatataTCCatacacttttttattttcacttggaaatcttttaactacaaaaagcattaaaaaaaaaccatgtgtatgcaaatttttttgtagaaaaaaatatatctaacaCACTACAAATCAAGAGCCAAATAACTTGTTATGACTATTATTTGTTGTTACAACTTTACTATTAGAAATATCCACTtgttttttccagtttgattAACTAAGAATGCAAgtaaacaattttataattaaaggaCCAAACTGAATTTTGGCCTGTTTAAATGCACTGAAGAGCTCGTATGAGCGTCTTATATTATAGTTCTACTAGTCTttcgaaaagaaaagaaaaggctaataAAATAAGTGCCTTTCCAGTAGAAAACAGGAAGAAATGAATTTCTCAAAAGAATCGGTGCCGTCCTCCATTTCAGaaataatcacacaaaaaaTTCCAAGAGCAACAGATCCCAACTGAATGGGAATGTGATCCCCAATATCATTTGCGTAAGCATTTAATTAATTCCAAACAGAAGTTTTGATTTAATCCCTTAGTCCTAAGCATTCTAAGCTAAAAGACAACATAATTTGCCAGTTAACGATTAGACAACCACTATCCAAGGTGgcataaaaaatctcaaaattcccttcttttttcgtttttttttttttttcacaggtCCCATGCATGAAATAACACTATTGAGATATCAAAATGTCAGGGAGACTCCTGAAAACTAGGGTCCAAAAGATTTAGCATTTTACCTCACTGTACAAGTCTGTCGATCAACCCATCGTCAAACAGAAAATGCCTTCGGGGGTCTCTTTCTCTGACATTGCAGTTTGACTAGGGTCCGTTTTTGTCGACTCTTTCTCAGGAGATACTGACTTTGGACTAGGCTCACATTTTGGTGACTCTACCTCACCTGAAATTGAGGCTGAACAGCACTGCGAAGCTTTATCCAACTCTGTTGGGCCAGTACCATTATTTCTCTCTGGGTTTTCAGGTTCTCCATTTCCTGATGCAGAAACTTCCTGGGAATCCAAATGAGCTAGTTTTTTAACAGGCTCGACATCAGCATGTACAAGACACTTGGGAGCAGATGAATTTTCTCCAACGCTAGAAGTGCTAGACATCAGCCACTCAAACTTCAAATTCTTGCCTTGCCAACATTTACCGTTAAGGAATGCTCTCTCAGCGGATCGGCGAGTTGCGAAAGTCACACGAGCTGAACAACTTTTTACTGTATCTGATCCATCACCATTGCCATCACCATTATAATCACCAGGCTCATCTTCTAGTTCCACGGAAGAAAGATAACCATATGATGAGAAGAGTTCCTTCAAAGCAGCAACCTGCAAGGCAACAATACATCAGTTTACCCTGTTATTCCCACATGGAACCTTAAGCATTTTATCATGACATGACTGAGAAGGAACACGAGACAAACAACAAGAAAAGATATGCATCCACTACTATTACACTATTATACATAGGCTGGTggcaacacacacacaaaggatatatatatatataaagagagagggagggagggagggagggagggagagacaTTTGCCAAACCAGCTGGTAAAggtgaaataattttaaacgcTGTGGGTCGGTTGTCCAACTTGTATTTATTCATCAAAAAAGGAGGCCCAACAGGTGCTAATGGATGAATTGATTGCTTTGAGCCAGCAGACTCCTGCAGAGCCATCACTGTACTTGTTTTGGTACTAGAAGACACAATATTCTCCATTCTTTTGTTCTTATCCACTATCCCACCATGTGGTGATGCGACACCGGCACCTGGATCAGCAGACCTCGTAGTAGTAGCTTTGGCAACATCAGATGCTATTCCAGTTTTTTGTCTCTTAGAAGCAGGCTCCGTTGCTACCTCACCCTTGACTCCTGTAGCCTGCAAAGCGCAAAATTTGAGAGCAAGAGATAGAAGCGTACAGTCAGCTTCATATGTTATATTGGTTGTGTGTATGCATGTGCGCTGAAAAGATAACTACACCTATCATGAATCTGTTTACTTGTGAAAAAGGCATGCATTCTCTACATAATTATTTCTCTCACTGCTCCCAGCATTGTTCCATAAATAACAACTGATGCAAACCAGGACTGCCTCACAGGCTCAAGATTAATATACAGACTCTATATGATCTAAGATGCACGTAAGTGTCATCCATGCTTTGCTCTATATTCAGGATTCAAAAGGTGAGTTTCAGTGCCACCGCATACACAAGCATTATAGAATTTTGGCTCCAAAAGTAGTAGCCTAATTTTGACTCTATATAATCATATATGCTTGGTAAACAATATTCAGAAGTAATGTTGGCATTACTTGTTTCTCAAGTTTGTGCAACTGACGCCGAAAGTCATTTCGCTTCTGATCCAGCAGCTCCTGTTTCTTGCGAAGTTCCTCCTTCAATTGTTCTAAATTCTCTAGCTTCTTCTGCATAGGAGGAGAAACCTCTGGACCATTTGTGATGTCGACCTTAGGGTGGTCAGTGGCGGGCATGGAAGTATCAGAGGTAGGGACTACAGTAGTTTTTGAAATAGCCAACTGAAGATTATCCTTTCCACTGTTACCAATAGACAGGTGGGGTAGACCTGAAGTAGCAGGAACACCCCGGGAAGTAGCATCATCAGGTATGCTATCACGATTAGCCCACCACAGTCTGATAAAACGATTGCCCATTACAGCATCAGGTGCCCTTAGAGCAGCTTCTGCCTCTTCCCTTTTGGAAAACTGAATAAATGCTCGCTCACTGTTCAATGGAATATAAATGTCAATTACCTCTCCAAATTTTTGAAAATGAGAAAGTAGAGCATCTCTTTTGTTGCTTTTATGCGGAATGCCATTCACAAATAGTGTTCGCAGTGCCTTTTGAGATGGTTTCCGCGTGAGACGCATGGTATCGCTATGTATCTTGGCAGGTGAATCCATGGTTTTTGTGCCACAATCATCAAAATTAGTGCGCTTTCCTTGACGGGAAGTACCATGAACATTGTCTAATGCGCCCTGATCTTCCTTGGATTCACTCTCCTTATAACTTGACATACTTACTGTGGAATCGATTTTCTCTTTCACATCTAATCTATTGTTCAAAGCCCCAATTCTACCCCAAACAGAAGAATTCATGCCTTGAAAACCCACAGCAATCCCAGTGCTTCTAATTGGGCATTCATTATCAGCACCATCATGTAACCTGGCATGATTGTGATCAGAAGGATCCACACTTATCATGGATTCAGTTTCATCAAATTTAGGTGAATGTGGTGCTAAGAGTGTACTAGAAGTTTCGGGACCATTGTCATTCCACAGGGGCTGATCTGGGTCATACAAGTCTCCTCCACTCACACTAACAGAACCAGTATACGCACTGTTCAGACCCAAGCCATCATCAACTATTCCAGGCTTGTTACTTTTTCCATGCATTCCTTTGCTATTCATCAATGTGGCTGGAGGGGCACCAACTGTTGGCACAGCCCCCAGTCCAGAAGTTGTTCCAGGTAGTTGGGCACGTGGAAGTGAAACAGGGAGATTAAACTGTGAAAGGCTCTGCAAGTGGTGAAAGAATAAATTACTTGtggcaaattaaaaataaccccAATAATCATGACAATAAAAACACAATTCATCAAATAGTATCAGTAAATGCAATATCAAATCCCAGGAGTGATCCCAGTATGTAATTCTGCCAGGAAGTTCTGagctttttcttattttgagtCTCTTCCCTTGAGTTTGTGTAAACAATCTATAATAGAATAAttaggtaataaaaaaaaactaaaatatgatTCCTCTTCCGACAATTTCACTGAATGCTTTGATCATCTAGcataggtgaaaaaaaaaaaggtcaaatacAATTATTGGCTGACCATGCAGTGCGAAGAAATTAATGCCAACTCCATTGTTTCAGCACATTTGAAGGCTACAACAAAATTGATTCATGTGCAAGAGGATCTTGGTGGCCTAAAAGTGTAGCTCTGCTCCCACATCTAAGGCTTCTCTAAGTTAGATGGCTAAAAATAACTAGACAAGCTATAAATAATTGGTAGATGTCTCACACAGAAATGAATGATAAATTTGTCATAAGGCAAGACACATGAATgtgttaaaacttaaaaaagagtCATTGATGGGCAAAACAAATTGTAACGAAAACACACACaacacattaattaataaaacaatctGAATCAGGTATTCAGAGGAGTCATACATTCAGGTTTTCCAGCAACCAAGCATCTAGCAAATGTTAGAAACGAAATAGTCcaggttaaaaataaaataaaaataaaaaaagcatgacTTATTCTATGGTTTCATCCATAATAATAGATGTCAAGTCACATTAAACTCTGCAATCAGCATTTCTTAGATCTTGGAAATCAAGGTCAGAGATATTTCAACAGTTGCAAACACAAATGAGAGGCAGTTaatcaaaaaacacaaaatgatgGCAACATACAACCAGAACAATTTAGGGCATGGATTCATCTCTTCCTGCCTCAGATGCTAAGTCAGATAAGAAATGGATATCCATGATCAGTAACATAATATACATATTCAAAAGACATACCTGAACATCTTCAACCACGATGCGATTGACACCATGCTCCAATGGACACATGTCCcctcttaaacaaaatccaCGCTCCTCAAAATCTCTACACCTCTGGTGAGGAATGCCCATGTTCAATGAAGAATTTACTGCTGGTCTGAGTGTTCCTTGCAACCCAATGGGATGGAGTGTATCCAGGCCACCATTTGACATTCTTGGCATTAAACCAAAAGCATTCCAGGATGCACTCTGCACATTTGAAACATTTGCTAACCCCCTCCCGGCAAAGAGGCTTGGCCCCAGGTGAGCCATTTGAGAAGCAATGCCTACTGAGCTGAACCTAGAATCACGTTGGCTCCAAGAACCAGACTCCCTTCCTCTTCCCCTGCTAGGACCAGGATCTCCAGAAAATGTTTGGTTTAACCGGATTCTTTGATTCAAATCCACAGGCATTCGGGGTAATGACATTAGGTCAGGTCGTATTCTTTCATACTTTGTGGCAAAGTCCTTCTCAAGAGAAACAGAGTTATAATTTTTCCAGGTTTCACGAGCTTGAGATTCATTTTCCCGGAAAGGATGCCCattttcaaagtgtttgttATGCTTCCTGTATGGCCTTGTAGAAACTGGTTCCAGAGAATCTCTCTCCAAAGATTGAGAACGCGTCTCTCGTCTACGATGCTTATGGTTGCGATCATCATCTTCCTCATCACTGACTTCCTTCTCCTCGGGATCACTAATGCATTCAGCAGGAGAAAGACCACCTGTCTTTAGTGGCGAAACTTTCAGCTCCATTTACAACACTTATGAAAAGTAGATGGTTGTTTTGTGGCATCAAATTCCCAAACTCTCTCTAGATGTAGCAATCAAAACAGTTTGATTGCTGGGATTTCTTCAACAACTGAATGGCAACCTGGAATCAGGAAAGAGGTAAGCAACAACaagaatgaaaaagaaacaCAGATGAACCCTACCatagaaagaaacaaagattaGCAGTTGTAATTCTCATTTACACATTGTGTGAGTTAAGCAGTAACCTGTATTCATAAGGCTCCTTTCCAATAAGTTGTTTGACAGGAATCAAATTAGTCAACAGTATCTTTTTCAACAAATCTTATTATGAGGGGGAAAACAAGGTTACTAAAGTCTGGGTTCCAGAGGTTCAGAAGCTACTTCCAACATAAATTTCActatttctaattgatttttatctGCTAAGGGTCTATGGAAGCTGAGGTTTCATTTCATAAAGGGGTTAAGCTCCTTTAGTCATAATATGCCAAAATCTCCTGGCATAGGAAGTCTTGAATAATTAGTGAGACTACCACCATGAGAAATTCCAGTGCATAGCAACATTTAATAACTTGATGAGTCAAACCATTTCCCTTCTAATATAATCTATCACTTCTATTCTCCTCGATTAATTTAGGAATCTCAAAGCTACTAAGCAGAGCAAAATGCAGTTGGGTAAGCCTCATTGTCACACTCAAGATGAAGCTCACGTATAGGAAATTAGGTGCGCTACTAGCCAATTTGATTGAACAAGGAAATCTTTACCTTATTTTTCCTTATCAGAACAACAAGAAGTATGATCACAAATgatatgataaagaaaaatccaTGAAGTCTGTGATTACCgtcaataaaaagattaaaaatataacccatcaaaaaagtcaagaaagaaaatagataGAAGTTTTCTATCACATCAACAACTTAGAATACCGTGCTTTCACATATGTAAAACAATTGTCAATACATATCTTCACAAAATTGAAGGTGAACCGGCACAaaactcaaacaaaaaataactattCTTTAATAAGTGATCATCCAGCCTTAAATGTTAGCCTTCAGCTTCAAGTAAACAATTGAGCTTAAATGGGTGTGACACCACCAGTGGCACACATAAAGATTGAATAGAGGCATCAGCGATTATTTTGGGATTATGTCTCTTATAAGACATGCAACAGATTCCCATAATCTGACAGCTTATGCTAAGAGTTAAAATTTCACTGCTACCAGTGATTTAGTTAGAGATCTACATTAAGATCAACAGTTAATGCAACTAAAGCAAGAAGTCCTACATGGGATTAACTACACAGTTTCTACTTTCCAATTTTCTAGCAAAGGCCAAATTACTTTTCCCTACATGCAAGCCTTTTACTACATTTTATCTCAATTATAGTGCGAAGTAATTGGTACCTCGAGTTGCACTAgtgagatgaagaagaaaactaaGCAAAATCAAAAGGTAGCATTTAGTGAAagcagaaagaaaaaacagttaGGCCCTTGGAGCCTCCTCTGCTAGAACGCAACAATAAAATAGGCATCACAAAACGGGCCAATCTTCAAAATGGATACCTGTTTCCAACATCATGATGCATGAATGAGCTTTTCCCTATAACCTATATATTTCACCCCAAGAAACTAATCATATAACATATAAACGCATCAATAGCTTAAGAATCCTAAATGCCAAACTTGGGAAAAGAAGAAGCATTGCAAATTCGGTTGCCACAGAGCCCAAAAAATGCAGTACAAATTACCAAATAACTTGGATTAGAACCTTAAAAAGACACTGGATGGCTAACAACTTTCCATTTGATTTACATAACATCCACAAACAGGTTGCTTCACAAAATAACCTAATGAAGAACTATTCAACCCAAAACTTTGCTAGGTTGCACAGAAGtgactttaaaaaatctaaCATTTCCAGGAAACAAGATTGAAATAcaactcattttaattttataccaCTCTCATTAACCCCAaaactcccttttttttctagaatccATCTCATTTGTGCTTCTATTTGAACAATTGATATATATGGATGTGTGTGTGTTCATGGATAGATGAAAAAAAGGCTTTTCTAAAAGTgtctttaggttttttaaaagttcCCTAAGGGCACACGATAACATTGTAGTTAGAACCCCTTCATTCTTACTGTGTGGACCATTACACATGCATTAGAAGAATCTTTTATTAACAGTGTGCTTCTCCAGACATCCAAACAACTGACCCTCAAGCTTTTGCCAATGAACATGATGAAGAGTACagaaaaaactattatattCAAATGCCTAATAACGAAGTGCTGAAATACTAATACAAGACAAGAAAAAAGCCTATAAAACAGTTTTTATTGTGTAGCTAATGTTAATAACAGACAGTTATTATGTTTGATCAGACAGGATCATCAGATACTCCTTCTCATAGATCAAACTACTGAACTACTACGAATCGACACCAAAACATGGTTGTGCATATACTAAAAAGAGCTATTTAAGCCAGACATAAACACGCAAAAGCTCTTCATAGTACACGCCAGATTAATTCACACCAGAAGCATAAAAACTGCACAGCACTTCTAAATACTACATGGTGAGGTTAAAATACGGTCTCTAATTACTGAAATAATtactgaaataaattaaattcatagaCTAACATCAAGCTAAACATACTCAAAAACACTacatttatggaaaaaaaaaaaaaagggaaacatTATCcaggacaaaaaaaaagtgatgcctcaataaaagaaattgacaattttcttaaaaataaataacgtAATCCACCCAAAAAAAACGTATGCACtcataccattaaaaaaaaaattaaattctgaagaattatattaattttcacaATTATGAAATAGAGATAGCATGCAGTCACAATAAACCAAcaacaattagaaataaataaatattcaaatcaaatcaaatcaaataaaaggcGTTAAGAATATTGTCTTACAGAATCTTCTAGAAGAAATTGAGCGAAGAAACGAAAGCCGTTTCAGAGATTAGAAACCACCGATTCCATTTTGTCGTGTTATAGAGGAAAGAAGGTCATAACCCGGCCATGGAAGGGCATTTCGGAAAGAGGGGGAAGCTGGAGAGCGGAGGGGCAGGATCGTAATTGAGTGATGACCAAGAGCAGaagtgagttttttttgttggttgaagctgtgtgtgagagagagagaatcgaacaagagaaagaaaatcaaacaagattttttttttttttaatagagagATGATGGTATTGATATTATGTACCTAAAAGGAATTTAGAAAATGATGCGAGGACGAAACAAGAAGGTGGAATTATGTTTTGGTCCCatcaaattgaacaaattatgTAGTTTCTCTGATGGTTTGTAATTTGTGAATTGGCCCCTACACTTCTtgtattctttttcttctttcatgttCCATTTGTTTAATTATCAGCTGTGTTACAGGGATGATAGTATACTTTAAATCAATGAATACTCACCCAAACGCAATTCAAATTATACTTGAAATCAATGAATACTCACCCACACACAATTCAAATTAGTTGGAAATTCTATGAATACTTATGGTACAAGAGAGTTTAAagctctgtttatttttgtgttttagaaaaaattttaaaaaaaaattaaatttttttttgcttcaaattaatatgtttttggtgtttttatatcattttaatacgttgatatcaaaaatgatttaaaaaacattattttaatatatgtttaaataaaaaacactttgaaaaataaccacaaccttaaaaagataaaattaggaTTTGGATGGATAATGAATACTACTCTACTCgatacaaaatttatttatatttataaagttTTCTTTATCAAGGCAACCAATTACTCAACTTCTCATCATCTCTTTTTTAtccaccaacaaaaaaaaaaacacaaacatctTTATTTGTGAAGATACTACTCTCTCCTCTCAATTTGTTACTTTCTCTTATTTTAGTATGTTGTGTTTTCTTCTACTATTTTTATGGAGAATTATGCTTTCATCATTTGAAACGTTGGTGTGTGTTAATTTGACAAATAGTCTTATGTTGGATCATTGTCAACCTATTAATCCATCGTTAGTTATTTGATCAATATGCtacttgttcttgtttttttttttttttcctttcaataaaactataattagaaacttaattataaattgaGATATATAATAGCCTCACTAATCAAACATAATATGGAGTTCTTAATTTGACTTTAACTtattaagaagaaaagaaaggtaaagtcaaagaaaagcataaaagaaaaaaaaataaaataaaagagaacttgtaaataaaagaaagattaGCAAAAGAAAGTAATAAATAGCTGAAAACtatgaataaattgaaaaataaatatgtatataGGGATGGAGCATCATTTCAAGTTGGTGGATGGCATATTTATATTGTTACAAAGATCAAATTTCATGTAAACATCAAATCTTAATCTTATACAAATTATCTATAGTTGATAAGGATTGTAAAATCTTATTCCTAGTGCAATTTGTGCTATATTATTTGCATTAATCCTATGTATTTGTATCAATTAGTAATATCTATAAGTTATCTTGCTAAACTTCTC from the Populus nigra chromosome 1, ddPopNigr1.1, whole genome shotgun sequence genome contains:
- the LOC133705360 gene encoding zinc finger CCCH domain-containing protein 41-like; translation: MELKVSPLKTGGLSPAECISDPEEKEVSDEEDDDRNHKHRRRETRSQSLERDSLEPVSTRPYRKHNKHFENGHPFRENESQARETWKNYNSVSLEKDFATKYERIRPDLMSLPRMPVDLNQRIRLNQTFSGDPGPSRGRGRESGSWSQRDSRFSSVGIASQMAHLGPSLFAGRGLANVSNVQSASWNAFGLMPRMSNGGLDTLHPIGLQGTLRPAVNSSLNMGIPHQRCRDFEERGFCLRGDMCPLEHGVNRIVVEDVQSLSQFNLPVSLPRAQLPGTTSGLGAVPTVGAPPATLMNSKGMHGKSNKPGIVDDGLGLNSAYTGSVSVSGGDLYDPDQPLWNDNGPETSSTLLAPHSPKFDETESMISVDPSDHNHARLHDGADNECPIRSTGIAVGFQGMNSSVWGRIGALNNRLDVKEKIDSTVSMSSYKESESKEDQGALDNVHGTSRQGKRTNFDDCGTKTMDSPAKIHSDTMRLTRKPSQKALRTLFVNGIPHKSNKRDALLSHFQKFGEVIDIYIPLNSERAFIQFSKREEAEAALRAPDAVMGNRFIRLWWANRDSIPDDATSRGVPATSGLPHLSIGNSGKDNLQLAISKTTVVPTSDTSMPATDHPKVDITNGPEVSPPMQKKLENLEQLKEELRKKQELLDQKRNDFRRQLHKLEKQATGVKGEVATEPASKRQKTGIASDVAKATTTRSADPGAGVASPHGGIVDKNKRMENIVSSSTKTSTVMALQESAGSKQSIHPLAPVGPPFLMNKYKLDNRPTAFKIISPLPAGLANVAALKELFSSYGYLSSVELEDEPGDYNGDGNGDGSDTVKSCSARVTFATRRSAERAFLNGKCWQGKNLKFEWLMSSTSSVGENSSAPKCLVHADVEPVKKLAHLDSQEVSASGNGEPENPERNNGTGPTELDKASQCCSASISGEVESPKCEPSPKSVSPEKESTKTDPSQTAMSEKETPEGIFCLTMG